ACGGGCTTAAGGAAATAGGCAAAAATGGAGGTGTTTTACTATATCTTGACCAAGAGGGTAGGGGTATAGGGCTAACTTCGAAGATAAAAGCTTACTTACTTCAGGAGAAATATAATTTTACTACTGTGGAAGCGAATGAAGAGCTCGGCTTTCCCGTAGATTCCAGGGAATATTTAATTGCCGCTCAAATCATTAAGCATTTCGGTATCACTTCGGTTAAGCTTCTAAGCAACAACCCTAAAAAAGTTGAAGGATTAATTAGAAACGGAGTAGCTGATGTTGAAAGGCAACCGGTACCGGTTTTTATAAATGAGCATAATAAAGCATATTTAGAGACTAAAGAAAAGGTTCTAGGACATATTTTAAAATAAGGATAAAAATGAATAATTATAAAATTGCGATAGTACAAAGCAGATTTAATCCCGAAATAACCGATAGCTTATCTTCTGCTTGTATAGAAAAGCTAAAACAGCATGGAGTGCATGAAGATAACATTAATTTATTTTATGTACCGGGTGCAGTTGAGCTTCCGCTTGCAAGTAAACTACTCGCTAAGAAAAAAGATGTTGATGCGATTGTTTGTATCGGGGCGGTAATTAAGGGTGATACCGATCATTACCAATATGTTTGCGAACAGGTAAACTACGGATGTCAAAAAGTAGCTTTAGAGCAGGAAATCCCCGTTATTTTCGGAGTTTTAACCGTGCCTACCTATGAGTTGGCTTTAGCGAGAGCAGGGGATGATTTAAGCTTGAATAAGGGGGTGGAATGTGCCGATGCGGCTGTTGAGATGTTGAAATTTATCAAGGAAATTGAAGCGGCGTAGAAAGAGGTTGAGTTATCATTACTTATTTTCTCTACGCCTTTTCCGGTTTTTTGATTTCTTATTACTACTGATACTTTATTGAAGCATAAGTGTAGAAGATAATTTATTCAATACTCGAGAAGCAAAGCTATCTTGGTTAAATGTCTTGAGATGCTCTTCAGGGATATTATTTTTAAGTAATGTATCAATAAATTTATTATGCTCATTAAAATTAAAATGTAGCATTGATGTAAAGCATAGTAACGGGAGATAACCGATTCCTAATATGGAAGTAGTAAGTGCAAAGAAACCTGCTAAAGGAACAAGCTTTTCTATATTATTTATTGTCAATTTGCGATCATTGTTATTTTCATATTCTTGCATCATTGTCTCAGCAAGCGGTAAACAGTAATTACTAATATTTGCCAAATATTTGTCGCCAAAACTAACCAAGCATTTTCCAAGGTTATCGATAGATCGGTAGTAGTTTAAACCTCCGAGAATCATTGTACCAACTGCCAGTGCAGGATACAATTGAGTTGTTGAGAGAGAGCTAAATAACTCTGACGAGATTATCCCGAGGTTGTTAGCTTCAAGTAAGGCTAAAGCTGCAAGGGCCAAATGGCTAGTATTTGTAAGGTTAATAATATTATATTTCATTTTATATATTAATAAGTTGATTTAGGTAAATTATATATAATAAATATGAATTTTTCAAATAAATTGCTGTTAAATATTTGTTAAGCTTGAGTTTAATGGTTTTTAAAATGCCTGCTTATGAGTCAGCATTGGCATGTTTAGGGGAACGGCTTAAATCTTAATAAAGGTGCCAAATATGCCAATGCAGCGGTAGAGATGTTAAAATTTATTCAAACTTTATAAAGGATATGGAGGTAACGCGTGGCTTACCTCCCTGCACTTATCTTTGGCTACCTATTTTAACTTTTTGAGAGCGTCTTTCATCGCTTACTTTCTTCACCAATTTATTTTTTTCATGTTCTTGAGTTTCATCAAGCGGTTTCTGCTTATCATTCTTCGAGTTTTGCGATTTAGTGTTTTTCTCACTTGGTTGTTGCTCATCTAAAGGGACTTGATTTCTTACTTTCTGTTTCGGTAGTTCATCAAGGGGAACTTCTTTACCAACCTCGTATTTTTGTGCTTGATCTATAGAAACAGTGCCGGCTTTCTTCAAAGTCTCTTTTAAGTAAAGCTTTTCCGAATTATATTCTTTTTGAAAATTTTCAATTTTATCTATTATTTCTTCTTTTGATTTAGATTTTGAAAGTTTATCTAAAGGCATCATTTCAAGGTCTTGTTTAAAAATTTCTGCAACTTGGTTTGAGGCTAGTTTCATATTTTTTTCAAATTTATCAGGGTTTTTCATACCGCTTTCAACAAAACTTTTAAATACTTCTTTAAAATTTGCTTGTAATTCTTGATGTTCTTCCCAGCGGTTAACAAATTGAGGATCCTTTTCATGAAAGTAAGACCCATAGTTTAATAAGTTAGAATGGTCAACAGATTTACCGTGTTTTTTGAAAGCTATCAAATGCATAACAAGTGGGTATTTGTTTATAATTAAATCTTCTAGTGCGCTAAGCTGTTCAGAGGTATTTGCTCCGTTTTTATTAGCTGTAATAATATCCTCTATTGCCGATACATCTCTTTTATAATCCTCTCTGGAAAAATCTTCATAAATTGAGTTAATTAAAATTTTCATCATATCACTTGTCATCATCAGATGTCTTCCATCACCTGAAATTAAACTTTTAGTTTTACCTGCTTTTAAATTTTGCATAAAATCTTCTAATTCTTGGGCATCTTTTGCTGGACCGCCTAACGAATCTCCCCATTTTGCGGATTTAGGCTTTACGATCATGTCTTTAGCCATATATTTATTTGTTTCATTCATGTGATTAGCTAACTTGACAAAGTGACTATACTCTTTAGGTATTAAGTTCTGGTTGTTAACAATATTTCTTACTGCTATTACCTTTTCCTCAGGCTCTTTCGCATTTCTGAAGTCTTCAATTAAACTGTCTACCTCGATTTTATCAAGACCGAAAATACTTTTTCTCATACCGCGGGGCAAAATTGCTTTAACAAGGTTACGTATACGACCATCGCTTCTTTCTTCAGGAATTTGTATAATTTTATTTCCCTTATCACCATCACTTCTTTTCATGGATATACCCCCACATATTTAATACATATATATAAAGGTATATTAAATTTATTAATATTTAGTTAATTAAGAAATTAATGATAAAATAAAATTTATTTGAAATATTATTTAAAATGAGCATAATTTATGTTATTAGGTTTTCTTCTTTTAAAGAGCGCTGAACCGGCTCTCTGGCTAAAACCTTTTTTTTGTAATCCGCAAGTAAAGGCCAGTTGGAAATATCCAGACCAACGCGTGCAAGCCAAGTTAATATTACAAATAAATAACCGTCGGGAAGCATATATTCTTCACCGAGTAAATATGCATTTTTCTCTAAGTGCTTATTAATAAAGTCTAATTTTTTTATCAATAGAGGTTTGAAAATTTTATCCTTTAAATCTTCCGGGATTTGGGAATTAAATAAAGGCGCAAAGCTTTTATGAAGATCCGAGGTGATAAAATTTAGCCATTCTAAAGCCCTATACCTGAGAAAATTATCAGCAGAGGGAAGTAAATTATAAGCTTGATAGGTATCAGCCAGGTATTGTTGAATGACTACATTTTCGGTTAATAATTCACCATTATCAAGCAATAATGCAGGCACAGATCCCTTGGCATTAACAGATAAAAAGTCGCAACCGCTTTCAGTAATCTTTGTAGCAAGGTTAACCGCTTCATATTCGCAATCTATTCCGATTTCATTAATTAAAATTCTTACCACAAGAGAACAAGAACCTTTTGAATAAAATAACTTCATCTAAATTACCTTAATTAAATTTTTACCACTTCGGCTGGTTTGCATTAAATTCTTCAATATTCAATTTTACTACATCAATTAATGAATTTGTAGTTTCAAATACTTGTTTCTGCCTTTGGGAGCTTGTTCCATTTTTGCATATACTTTTAATATCTTCAAAATATTTTTCATATTTTAATTTTGTAATATACGGCTCAATTTTATTAACCCATTCCAAAATATCATCTTTAAGCGGTTTAGTATCACCTTCGGTATTTGTCACGTAAATTGCTTCCATACCGTGTCTGATTACGCGCCATTTATTTTCTCTCAGTAACCACATCGGCGGTGCAGGGAAGCTATCAACCCAAGTGCCATTATCTTTAAACCAATGTGCAAGTGCATGAATGAATGCAACTATAGCGGTTGCTTCTTTTAGGGTGGCGGTGCCGTCACAGATTCTGATCTCTAATGTTCCGTAGTTAGGGCTGGGTCTTAAATCCCACCATAAATCTTTAAATGATTTTATAGCACCGCATTTTTGGAATGTTTTACAAAGGTGAACAAATTTTCTCCAATTCATACCTTGGTTCGGGAGTCCTGAGGTCGGCATTGATTCAAATATTGTCGGTCTGCATGATGCAAGCCCTGTATCCATTCCCTGCCAAAACGGAGAGCTGCCTGATAAAGCCAGCATATGGGGAATAAAGTGCATGAAAAAATTGTTAAATTGCATACATTCATCACCGCTTTGCATACCTAAGTGAACGTGTAAGCCGTATATCGCCCATCTTCTGGTTAACCATTGGTTTCTATCAATTAAATCCTTATATCTTTCCGCGGAATAAAGCTCCGAATCCTCATAACGGGCAAAAGGATGTGCGCCGGTTGAGGATAATAGGATCCCCAGTTTATTAGTAACGGAAGATAAGATATTTACGGTTGATAACAAATCCTGTTCCAACTCGGTTACTGTTTCACAAATATCACTATTTATTTCTAAAAAACTTTTAAATATTTCAGGCTTAATTTTATGAAAATTGCTAAACTCTTTTAAAATATCATCTACTCTTGGGCATAAGTTATAATTTGAAGGGTCAATCAGTTGAATCTCAAGTTCAGCTCCGAGAGTTAGAGGTTTTGAAGGTTTGAAAATGAGTTCATTTTTATTAAACTTATGAGTAAAAAAGTTTTTAAGGTTAGTTAGCATAAATATTTACTCGTAATTTATTTAAAATAATAGATTAATACTAACCTTTAAGAATTTCAATTATTAAATTGAAATAATTTTATAAGCTTGTAAATAAAATTGAAATTGCTCCGAGAGGAATTCCGGTTTTTTAATAGATAAGAATGTATTTAATAAAAAAATACATTCTTATTTTAAGATCAGTGCTTAAAAAGTATCTTGGTTAAGTACATTATTATCAATGTTTACTTGTAATAGGAAGTCTTTTTGAAATGCGGCTCTGTTAGAATCAGTTGCCATTAAAACTATAGTTTTATCAGGGATCAGGTCTTCAAGCACGGTGACTGCCTCAAAATTATCCGCCCAAGAATATCTTGCTTTATCTTCTTCAGCTGAAGCAGGATTGATTTCCAATAACTCAACTCCTGATACAGTTTCACCGCTTTCTACGCCGCCTAATTTAGAAGCGCTTACATATTTCAGTTTAATCCAGTATTTTTCCGCTGTTTTAGCAAAATTTCTCTCAAACATTCTTTCGAGAACAAGTAAGCCCCCATTGCTCAAGAATGTCATCCCTGAAACTCCATATCCAGGAGAGCTTTGATAATTAAACTCTTTAAGATTATTTAAAGTATTATAATCACTATTTACTGACCATAAATAGGCTTCATGCATGCTGTTGTTTTCATCTTGTTTATTTCTGCCGTATTCACTAACAGCAAGTGCAATACCTTGTTGTGAAATACCGAAAGCTTCTATGCCCTCATTTTTAGGTAAGGTTTTAATATTATCAGGATAGGCAAAACTTTGCTTTTTAGCGCCATTCTCAAAATCACAGCCTTTATAAACACTAAAATTTTCAATATTCAAACCTTCATGTGAAACAATACAATCACCCTTATAAAAGGTAACTTCTTCAATATCTCTAAGATTGTGAGGTAAAAATTTACCGTTTTCATCTTTGAAGTTACCAATTACGGAATCCTTAAATCCTGTGATTATTTCACCTTCTAATATAGGTTGAGCTTTTATATAAGCCCCGCGATCGGAAATAAGTATTAATTTCCCGTCACCATCAACCGTTGCCCCGGAAAACTCACCAAACCATTTCTCTTCACTACTAAACAAGGAAGCTTTTTGAGCATAGCCGTGTAAAACATTATTCTTAACTATCTTTACTCCTTCTTTTAACGCTCTTGCACCTAAATGAGTATAGAGGTGATATTCATTAATATCACTTAAGGTAAAGTTAAAACTTGTTTCATTTTTGATATCTTGTTTATTTAGCCTTAAAAATTTCCCGACATACGGTAAAAAACGGGAAGCCATCTGTTGAGCGCTTTCTAAAGCCTGCACCGGCCTATCCCAAAGCTGGCTTAATAATTTATAAGGGCTGTATATTGCCGGTTCTACTATCCATTCCTGTAAGTGTTGAAAGCTTGGAATATAGTTATATTCACTCGGTGCGGTCATTTTATCTCCTATAGTCGTTATTATGTTTTCTGCATGATGAATTATTGAGGTCTTATCTTGCCGTAAATCACTGAAATTTTCATAAATTTGGTGGGTAGCAGTTACAACCAGAGCTAGGGTTAAAGGCGCAGCAACCAAATTAACCCCGGGAGTAGCAGCTACTGCATACAAGGCAGGTATAACCGTTGAACTGAAAAGATTCACCATAAAAGCGGATGCGGCTCCTTCTATTGTACCCTTAATTAATGCTGTGCCGAAATTAGGTAACAATCTATACAGCTCTTCACATATAAGCTCGCCTGCTTCTTTATAATTCTGCTCTAAAAAATTTTCTTTGGCTGCTGAGATCGTATTCCAATTAACATCATTTATAATTACGCGGCTTATTTCGGAAATTATACCGGCAGGTATTTCAATTGCATATACTTGAGTATCGGCCGATAATATTCTATCGGTCACTCCGGTATCTGTGTTATATTTTGCGGCATATTCATAAGTAAAACCGTAATAGGAACCGGTATGTAAAAAACTTTTAGTACCAATATTTTTAATTGCTCCAAAAATTATTCCTCCTGTAAGCGGCATCTTTAAAAATTCCTTCGCAATATAACGTCCGGTATAGCTTAATACGGCGCTTGGTACATGAGAAGCTAATGCATCCTTAGCTAAAAACTCTTTCGATTCGGTAACATCACTGCACAATCCTTTAATAAACCAATTGGAATCGGTAATATTTCCGCAAGTGTTATATTGTAGGCTATTAAGGAAATTGGTACCCATGCCGATTAGAATTTCAAAGGCAATCGTATCGGAAATTTTTTCGGCTAATATTTGTGGTATGCTCATAATAATATATAATAAGTTGGTAGTTTGTCGGCACAATGAGATAATAAACAGTTCAAAGCAACCAACAATTGCGCACAATTATACCATTAAATCTATTTAAATAAACTAAAAGAATGTCTATATTTAACTATAAACATTACTATTTAAATAGCTTAATGAAGAAAATGTTATGTTTTATTAAATATTATTTATTTTTTATGAATGTTTTCTCGGTATATAATGATGTAACAAATTCCCATTTTCTTTAAGCCAAATATCAGCTTCCTTACATCTTGGGTTTACTTCCGCT
This is a stretch of genomic DNA from Candidatus Jidaibacter acanthamoeba. It encodes these proteins:
- the gstA gene encoding glutathione transferase GstA yields the protein MKLFYSKGSCSLVVRILINEIGIDCEYEAVNLATKITESGCDFLSVNAKGSVPALLLDNGELLTENVVIQQYLADTYQAYNLLPSADNFLRYRALEWLNFITSDLHKSFAPLFNSQIPEDLKDKIFKPLLIKKLDFINKHLEKNAYLLGEEYMLPDGYLFVILTWLARVGLDISNWPLLADYKKKVLAREPVQRSLKEENLIT
- the ribH gene encoding 6,7-dimethyl-8-ribityllumazine synthase, whose protein sequence is MNNYKIAIVQSRFNPEITDSLSSACIEKLKQHGVHEDNINLFYVPGAVELPLASKLLAKKKDVDAIVCIGAVIKGDTDHYQYVCEQVNYGCQKVALEQEIPVIFGVLTVPTYELALARAGDDLSLNKGVECADAAVEMLKFIKEIEAA
- a CDS encoding YbdK family carboxylate-amine ligase, which encodes MLTNLKNFFTHKFNKNELIFKPSKPLTLGAELEIQLIDPSNYNLCPRVDDILKEFSNFHKIKPEIFKSFLEINSDICETVTELEQDLLSTVNILSSVTNKLGILLSSTGAHPFARYEDSELYSAERYKDLIDRNQWLTRRWAIYGLHVHLGMQSGDECMQFNNFFMHFIPHMLALSGSSPFWQGMDTGLASCRPTIFESMPTSGLPNQGMNWRKFVHLCKTFQKCGAIKSFKDLWWDLRPSPNYGTLEIRICDGTATLKEATAIVAFIHALAHWFKDNGTWVDSFPAPPMWLLRENKWRVIRHGMEAIYVTNTEGDTKPLKDDILEWVNKIEPYITKLKYEKYFEDIKSICKNGTSSQRQKQVFETTNSLIDVVKLNIEEFNANQPKW
- a CDS encoding esterase-like activity of phytase family protein, whose amino-acid sequence is MSIPQILAEKISDTIAFEILIGMGTNFLNSLQYNTCGNITDSNWFIKGLCSDVTESKEFLAKDALASHVPSAVLSYTGRYIAKEFLKMPLTGGIIFGAIKNIGTKSFLHTGSYYGFTYEYAAKYNTDTGVTDRILSADTQVYAIEIPAGIISEISRVIINDVNWNTISAAKENFLEQNYKEAGELICEELYRLLPNFGTALIKGTIEGAASAFMVNLFSSTVIPALYAVAATPGVNLVAAPLTLALVVTATHQIYENFSDLRQDKTSIIHHAENIITTIGDKMTAPSEYNYIPSFQHLQEWIVEPAIYSPYKLLSQLWDRPVQALESAQQMASRFLPYVGKFLRLNKQDIKNETSFNFTLSDINEYHLYTHLGARALKEGVKIVKNNVLHGYAQKASLFSSEEKWFGEFSGATVDGDGKLILISDRGAYIKAQPILEGEIITGFKDSVIGNFKDENGKFLPHNLRDIEEVTFYKGDCIVSHEGLNIENFSVYKGCDFENGAKKQSFAYPDNIKTLPKNEGIEAFGISQQGIALAVSEYGRNKQDENNSMHEAYLWSVNSDYNTLNNLKEFNYQSSPGYGVSGMTFLSNGGLLVLERMFERNFAKTAEKYWIKLKYVSASKLGGVESGETVSGVELLEINPASAEEDKARYSWADNFEAVTVLEDLIPDKTIVLMATDSNRAAFQKDFLLQVNIDNNVLNQDTF